The Glandiceps talaboti chromosome 9, keGlaTala1.1, whole genome shotgun sequence genome window below encodes:
- the LOC144440032 gene encoding uncharacterized protein LOC144440032 produces the protein MTDSDHSDTNRFDENENEDVGVDQEDEVANNGVINPHNKEYGLVDAYLLTTAFGWMGAHQFYLGRKKWGLFYLFTFGCFGVGWIIDLIQLPWLIKDVKTGITKRRLADVYILAIPLGILGVHHYYLGRTRWGILYTFSLGLFGIGWVVDLVRMEWLVGSSENDDTDDYRLDDAYLLVIVFGWLGFHNHYLGRPGWWCFYMFTFGLFGIGWIVDIVRMPWLVKRANAGEVRDLCLSGNKYNPRNADCLKCCF, from the exons ATGACAGACAGCGATCATTCGGACACCAACCGTTTTGATGAGAATGAAAATGAAGATGTGGGAGTCGATCAAGAAGACGAAGTTGCCAATAATGGTGTCATCAACCCTCATAACAAAGAATATGGACTAGTAGACGCGTATTTGTTAACTACAGCATTTGGTTGGATGGGCGCTCATCAGTTTTATCTCGGTCGCAaaaaatggggtctgttttaTTTGTTCACGTTTGGATGTTTCGGCGTCGGTTGGATTATTGATTTGATTCAGCTGCCTTGGTTGATCAAAGATGTTAAGACTGGAATTACTAAACGTAGACTTGCTGATGTTTATATCCTAGCGATACCACTGGGTATTTTAGGGGTTCACCATTACTACTTGGGACGCACCAGATGGGGAATACTCTACACCTTTTCTCTTGGTCTCTTCGGAATTGGATGGGTCGTAGACCTTGTACGGATGGAGTGGCTCGTCGGTAGCAGTGAAAATGACGACACAGATGATTATAGACTTGATGATGCGTACTTATTGGTAATCGTATTTGGATGGCTTG GTTTTCATAATCATTACTTAGGAAGACCAGGATGGTGGTGTTTCTACATGTTCACCTTCGGTTTATTTGGTATCGGCTGGATTGTCGATATTGTTCGCATGCCATGGTTAGTAAAGCGTGCTAATGCTGGTGAAGTTAGGGATTTATGTTTGAGTGGCAACAAGTATAACCCGCGAAATGCTGACTGTTTGAAGTGTTGTTTCTGA